In the Acidimicrobiales bacterium genome, one interval contains:
- a CDS encoding aspartyl/asparaginyl beta-hydroxylase domain-containing protein, with the protein MRERAGELFINVGFRFIQVLEKLITRYSLVGNSPFLPTEQFGWIPALEAEWKTIRSELDQVMRYRDDLPNFQDIQSDQATLTDDDRWKTYFFYGYGFKSDRNCARCPATTAAIERIPGMTTAFFSILSPHKHIDEHRGPYKGVLRYHLALAVPEPESACGIKVGGEVAHWQEGKSLVFDDTYQHEAWNDTDGYRTILFVDVVRPLPWPVAAFNWLVIKGIALSPYIRDSKDNELDWERRFEERRAARADR; encoded by the coding sequence GTGCGCGAGCGCGCCGGCGAGTTGTTCATCAACGTCGGATTCCGCTTCATCCAGGTGCTCGAGAAGCTCATCACCCGCTACTCGCTCGTGGGAAATTCGCCGTTCCTCCCCACCGAGCAGTTCGGCTGGATCCCCGCCCTCGAGGCCGAGTGGAAGACGATCCGGTCCGAGCTCGACCAGGTCATGCGGTACCGGGACGACCTGCCCAACTTCCAGGACATCCAGTCCGACCAGGCGACGCTCACCGACGACGACCGCTGGAAGACGTACTTCTTCTATGGCTATGGCTTCAAGTCGGATCGAAATTGCGCGCGCTGCCCCGCCACCACGGCCGCCATCGAGCGCATTCCCGGCATGACGACGGCCTTTTTCTCCATCCTCTCGCCCCACAAGCACATCGACGAGCACCGGGGCCCCTACAAGGGTGTGCTGCGCTACCACCTGGCGTTGGCGGTACCCGAGCCGGAGTCGGCGTGCGGCATCAAGGTGGGCGGCGAGGTCGCCCACTGGCAGGAGGGCAAGAGCCTCGTGTTCGACGACACCTACCAGCACGAGGCGTGGAACGACACCGACGGCTACCGCACGATCCTGTTCGTCGACGTCGTGCGGCCGCTCCCGTGGCCGGTGGCCGCCTTCAACTGGCTGGTGATCAAGGGCATCGCCCTGTCGCCGTACATTCGTGACTCGAAGGACAACGAGCTCGACTGGGAGCGCCGGTTCGAGGAGCGCAGGGCCGCCAGGGCCGACCGGTGA